One region of Diabrotica undecimpunctata isolate CICGRU chromosome 6, icDiaUnde3, whole genome shotgun sequence genomic DNA includes:
- the LOC140443819 gene encoding retinol dehydrogenase 11-like, with product MGSMFSASCNSEARLDGKTAVITGANTGIGRETAKDFYIRGGKVILACRNIKKANEAIEEIKRECIGQQNLGELLAVCLDLSSLTSVRSCAAELLKTEKQIDILVNNAGLFGIPYGKSKENYELNFATNHLGHFLFTLLLMPIIIKSGSARIVTVSSRLHISVSSLDFSDLHYERRTYGAIKAYSESKLANILFMNELAQQFKEKNINNVNVYSLHPGTVRSEAGRYLDDSWFRGSYWIWSNVLGLFGKSTKQGAQTSIYCSLDEKCANETGLYYAECKPVSPSQAARNEAAAKELWEVSWKLVGLKEDLNPFRKL from the exons ATGGGTTCTATGTTTTCTGCCTCCTGTAATTCTGAAGCTAGATTAGATGGTAAAACTGCAGTGATCACTGGTGCTAACACTGGAATTGGCAGAGAGACGGCTAAGGATTTTTATATAAGAG GTGGTAAAGTAATTTTGGCATGcagaaatataaaaaaagcaAATGAAGCCATCGAAGAAATCAAGAGAGAGTGTATAGGTCAACAAAACTTAGGAGAACTACTAGCTGTATGTCTCGACCTCTCGAGTTTAACGTCTGTTAGATCATGTGCTGCAGAATTACTCAAAACTGAAAAACAAATAGATATATTGGTCAATAATGCTGGACTATTTGGAATTCCATATGGGAAAAGTAAAGAAAACTATGAACTGAATTTTGCAACAAATCATTTGGggcattttttatttactttgttACTGatgccaataataataaaaagtggTTCTGCCAGAATAGTTACTGTTTCTTCAAGATTGCATATAT CGGTATCCAGTCTGGACTTTAGTGACTTACATTATGAAAGAAGAACATACGGTGCTATAAAAGCGTACTCTGAATCAAAATTGGCGAATATTTTATTCATGAATGAATTGGCGCAGCAATTTAAAG aaaagaatataaataatgtAAATGTCTACTCGTTACATCCAGGCACAGTAAGATCAGAAGCGGGTAGGTATTTAGATGACTCATGGTTTCGAGGAAGTTATTGGATTTGGTCGAATGTACTTGGATTGTTTGGAAAAAGCACTAAACAAGGTGCACAAACATCAATATATTGCTCATTAGATGAAAAATGTGCAAACGAAACAGGACTTTATTATGCAGAATGTAAACCAGTATCCCCATCGCAAGCTGCCAGAaatgaagcagcagcgaaagagtTATGGGAGGTCAGTTGGAAATTAGTTGGTTTAAAAGAAGACTTGAATCCTTTTAGAAAATTATGA